The DNA sequence CATTCTCTCTAGTTATGTATGTATAGCCAACAAAATTACCCTACTTCCGTTACTGAGCTACCTTCTTTAGAATTGACTCTAGATATCTTGCTCAACCGTCAGGAAAAAGACTGGGGTTACTTTCAGGTAGTTAAAGAAGGAGAATTTTATTCTCTGTATATTCCCACGTTGGATAGTTTCAAGCTTTATAAGAATCCCAAGAGTGAAAACTTCAAAGGATACTGGTGTAATTATCTTTCAGATATTTTGCCTGATATTAAAAGCCGTGATGAAAAACCTGATATTTTTCTGCGCAACCGCAATAAACAGGTAGAAGAAAAAAAGAAAAGTAAAACCCTACTGAAAAAACAGCGAATTATCGATGTTAAATATCGTTTTAATTCTTGCCCAGAAATGTATCGGATTAATCAAATGATTGCTAAATTAATTCGCGATCGCCTTTCCAACAATCTTACCTTCGATCCTGGGACGGAAGTTATGCCTTTGGTATTAGCCACTGAAGTTGAAGATTAGACGAAACCTGGCATTTTAGCGAATCGCCTTGGTAAATGAATTTATGCTGGAAGTTTATCAGGCTCGTTAAAATAATCGAGCATAATTATAACTAAAATTTGACAGGCTTATGATCGAGGCAAAAATTGGCATTATTGGCGGCAGTGGGTTATATAAAATGGATGCTCTCAAGGATGTTCAGGAAGTAAAACTAACTACTCCTTTTGGCGATCCTTCCGATGCCCTCATCATTGGTGAATTAGAGGGTGCAACGGTGGCTTTTCTGGCTCGTCATGGACGTAATCATCACCTGTTACCTACTGAATTACCTTTTCGTGCCAATATTCATGCGATGAAGCAATTAGGGGTTGAATATATCATTTCTGCTTCTGCTGTTGGCTCACTCAAAGAAGCTGCTAAACCTCTAGATATGGTAATTCCTGACCAGTTTATCGATCGCACTAAAAATCGCGTTTCCACCTTTTTTGGCGAGGGATTAGTTGCTCATATTGCCTTTGGCGATCCTATTTGTCCTAATCTTGCCGATATTTTGGCTGATGCTGTGGATTCATTAAATTTGCCAGAAGTTAATCTACATCGTGGTGGCACTTATGTCTGTATGGAGGGCCCTGCATTTTCTACCAAGGCGGAATCTAATCTTTACCGTAGTTGGGATGCCACTATTATTGGCATGACTAATTTGACTGAGGCGAAATTAGCCAGAGAGGCAGAAATAGCCTATGCTACCTTGGCTCTGGTAACAGATTACGATTGTTGGCATCTCGATCACGATAGCGTTACGGTGGAAATGATTATTGATAATCTACATAAAAATGCCATCAATGCTCAACTAGTCATTAAAGCCACAGTTAACAAGCTCAATGCCAATCCGCCAGAATCAATAGCTCATTCAGCTTTAAAATATGCCATTTTGACTCCTCCTGACAAGATTCCTGCTGCAACTAAAGCAAAGTTGTCTTTATTGACTAAAAAGTATTTTTAACCTTGGTAGTAGCGCGTCCACTCTAACTTGTTGGGTTGAAATAATTAAAATCGGTAGGGTGGGCATTGCCCACCCTACTTAAATGAACCCAGTGCTTTAGCCTAGACGCGCTATTACACTAGAATTTAATATTTAATTTTGTCTCTAGAGCTATTTTTGAAAATTAGTCTGAGATCAAGAAATTGCTCTCTTTTTTTTTGCTTATTTTTTTAGGTAAATTAATCCCGACTAAAATTATCGGGTATGTTTGACTCTTGGTTTTTACTCGTGATAACATCCAATTACTGTTGACGGAATAAATGTTTAATCATGACTCAGACACCCATCAAAACCGCTAAAGGACGCACTTTTACTCATTTGGTATCCAAAGAAGGTGGAGTGAAGTATCCACTGAAAGCACTGAACGTATGCGAAGAAACGTTTTCGCCTTTAGAAGTTGCTTACGATTATGACGAAATTCGTCGCCAGGTTAGCCGTGAAAGTATTGCAGCAGGGCCTAATTCAATTTGGCGCTACAAAGCATTCTTACCTGTAGAAAGTGAAAATCCGATTGATGTTGGTACAGGCATGACTCCTTTGGTCAAGTCCAACCGTTTAGCGCGTCGTCTGGGTCTAAAAAATCTTTATATCAAAAACGATGCGGTCAACATGCCGACTCTTAGCTTTAAAGATAGGGTGGTGTCTGTAGCCTTGACCCGTGCTAGAGAACTCGGCTTTTCGACTGTTTCTTGTGCTAGTACTGGTAACTTAGCCAATTCTACTGCTGCGATCGCTGCTCATGCAGGTATGGACTGCTGCGTATTTATTCCTGCGGATTTAGAAGCGGGAAAAATTATGGGGACTCTGATCTATAACCCTACAGTCATGGCGGTGAAGGGTAACTACGATCAAGTAAACCGTCTTTGTTCTGAAGTAGGTAACAGCTACGGCTGGGGTTTCGTCAACATTAACCTTCGTCCCTACTATTCTGAGGGTTCTAAAACTCTAGGTTACGAAGTAGCAGAACAGTTAGGCTGGGAATTACCCGATCATATCGTGGCACCTCTAGCCTCTGGTTCTCTGTTTACCAAAATCTATAAAGGCTTTAACGAATTTGTCAAAGTCGGTTTAATTGAAGACAAGCAAGTTCGCTTTAGTGGCGCACAGGCAGAAGGTTGTTCACCTATTGCTCAAGCCTTTAAAGAAGGCAGAGACTTTGTTACTCCTGTTAAGCCAAATACGATCGCCAAATCGATTGCGATCGGCAATCCTGCTGATGGCTATTATGCCCTAGACATTGCCCGTAAAACCAACGGTAATATTGAAAGCGTCACTGATGCCGAAATTATCGAAGGCATGAAGCTATTGGCAGAAACTGAAGGTATCTTTACCGAAACTGCTGGTGGTACGACTATTGCTGTTCTCAAGAAGCTGGTAGAAGCTGGTAAAATCAATCCTGACGAGAAAACAGTTGTTTATATCACTGGTAACGGTTTAAAAACCCAAGAAGCAGTACAAGGATATATCGGTGAGCCTTTAACCATCGAGCCAAAATTAGATAGCTTCGAGCGTGCGCTAGAACGTTCACGTACTTTAGAGCGTTTGGAGTGGCAACAAGCCAGCGTTTAGTCGCTGTTTGTTAGTTGTTTGTTAGAAGTAAATGGAATTTGATTGTAAGCCTGTTTTTGAGCTGTTCTGGATTAAACATAGTAAGAACTTAACAGTGGGAACTTAAAATATTACCTTCAAGTCCATCAAGTCTTGTTCATCATTTATTTATTTTTCAATCGATTATGACCGTTAAAGTATTAGTTCCAACTCCCTTGCAAAAGTTCACTAACAATCAGGCAACTATTGAATGTGATGGTGGCAATATCGATCAACTGATCGACGCTTTGGAAACCAACTGTCCAGGTATCAAAGCTCGTATTTGCGATGAAAGTGGTCAACCCCGTCGTTTCTTAAATCTTTACGTCAACAGTGAAGATATTCGATTTTTAGAAGGTACAGATACAGCACTTAGCGATGGTGATGAAGTGAGTATTGTTCCCGCTGTGGCTGGGGGTTAAGCCAACAGATTTTTAGATTTCGTAACAGTATTTTGGAGGTTAGCTTAGTTGCTAATCTCTTTTTTTTGTCCAGTTTTTCATAGCAGTAGTACCATTTCTTTTTAAAGTTGTACTTAATATTTTGATTGTAAGTATCGCGCAAAGACGCAAAGACGCAAAGACGTTTATCCCGCTTAGTTTGGGGCAAAGAGGCAAAGGGGTCAAATCTGATTTAATGCATTTTCATAGAGAATTGGTATGAGAAAATTTAAGATGTTCAATGATTAATCTTTTTCGCAGCACCAAGCATTTGTCCTAGAAAAGGCAAGCCAATCAGCGCTGGAATAAAATAGCGAGAAGTACACAATAATCCTAAAGCTGCGCCAGTAGCCTCATTGAAGTAGTCTTGATAAAAGTAAATTATGGCAGCATCCCGCGTACCAATTCCCGCAAAAGTTAGCGGTAGTAATCCCGCCAGAATTGATAAAGGGGAAAGTGCCAAACTAACCAAAAAAGGCGCGATCGCTTTTAAAGCCAGGATAAAGAGCCAAATTTGCAGCAGATGTAAAAACCAGATGAATACTGATGTACTGGTAATAATTAATAATTGCTGTTTGTCTGACCAAAAATAATCATGCATTTCTCCCCAAGAAGCCTGCATTTTCTCAAGTTTAGACTTAAGTTTTTGAGGTGCAAACTTAATGGCGATCGCGAAAAACCAATCAGCAAAAGATTGTGACCCTAGCATCAGTAAACCAATCCCTAAGCCGATTCCAACCCCTGCGGTCATCAGCCAAAATAGACTATCTTTGGCAGGATAGAGTAATAGACCAAATACGCACCACAATAAGAGCGAGAGTAAATCGCAGGTTTTTTCAAAGATAGAGATCGAAAGAGCCAGGCTACCGTTAATCTTCGACCTTTCAGCCATGAAATATGACTTGGCGATATCTCCCATTTTGGATGGTAAAACCATGTTGAGGACACTGGCACCCAAAATTAAACGATTGGCTTCCAAAAACCCCAAACTATGGTGGGGTACTAACTGCTGTAACCGCCAGGAGGTAACTAAGGTGATGGGAATTACCATGACTAAACTGATCATTAACATCAGGCGATCGCAATTTTGCAATACTTTGAGCAAATTGACAACATCAATCTGAGTATAGATATAAAGCAGGATCGCAACGCTAATTAAAATTGAAACAAACCGTTTAAAATTCACAAGCAGCTATTAAAATTTGTGTGCTTCTACATTCATTTTTTAGTTGGTTGATAGTTGAAAATGTGAATATAGATTAATCGACAATAGTAGTTTTAGCGGATAAAAAAGAGGGTTAATTGATTAACTATCTATCTTTAAGTAGATTTATTTATTACGCTTAATATAAATTACTTTATGCTAATTTACTAGCTTTTAGCTTTAAAAAACTGCTTTTCTTCAACCTATTTCTTTTATACTAAAAGTATGAGTGAAGTAAGTATCTGGAGAAGTAATAGTGACACAAAATTTCCAAGACAGTTTTTTACACCCTATAGGCAAATATCACGGTGAGTTTAGCCCGAGCAATTTAGCTTTTAATTCCAATCTACAAGAGTTTGCCCAACAGGTATCCTATCTCTGCAATTTAGAAGCCAATGGCAAAATATCTCCTGAAGCAACTTATATGGAAATCAAGCAGCTTTGGCATCAGCTAGAGCAATCTAAACAAGAACTTTTAGACAACACTAACTTTACCCCCGATGAGTAAGCGTTCATTAAAGACTACCGAGAAAAATAGCGTAGTGGCTGTGAAAAAACTAGCCGAGCAAGCGATCGCTAAACACAGTCGCCTAATATTTAAACATGAAGCTGGGGTGTTTAAAGATAAAGACCCAGAAGACTTGCACCAAATGCGAGTAGGATTAAGACGCTTACGAAGTGCGATCGCCAGCTTGGCTTGGGCGATGAATCTACCAGAAATCGTGACGGTCAAAAAGCTGGGAAAAATCGGACATTCTTTAGGTGCGCTTCGAGATTTAGATGTTTTGCTCGAAGTTTTAAGCAATAATTATCGACCGCTATTGTCGGATAAAGAGCAGAAGATTTTAGATAAAGCGATCAAATCTCTAGGCAAAAGACGTAACGATAAATTAAAGCAAGTTCATAAAACTCTCAACAGTAAGCTCTATCTAGAACTTAAGCAGGAACTAAAGGATTGGCTCAAACGACCAAAGTATAAAGTATCTGGAGACTATTCTCTTAATTTTGTGTTGCCAGATTTGCTTTTGCCTTCCGTTTCCGAATTTTTACTGCATCCAGGCTGGTTAGTGGGGGTAGAACTCAAAGAAGGTAAAATTGAATTTCCAACAGTCGACAATATGGAGGCAATAGATCGACTTTTAGAATTAGAAGCTACTTTTTTACACGATCTACGTAAATCGGCAAAAAAAACTCGCTACAGTTTAGAGTTATTTGCTCAATTTTATGGAAAGTCCTATCATGACTATCTTAAACGAATAGAAGCAGTTCAAGAAATTTTAGGCCAGATTCAAGATATTCATGTTTTGATCGAGGTGCTAGAAAAAGTATTGCGATCGCCGATTGCGGAAAAAATGCCCGAACTGGCAGATTTGCTGTTAAGAACTCGATATCAGAAGTGGCTAGAATGGCAAATTTTACAAAAACAGTTTCTTGAAGTCCAGACTAGACAAAAACTTAGACAAGAGATCCAAGCTGTTTTAAACAGTCAAAAGTTAACGAATAACCACTAAGATCGAGTTTGGTTAAATCGTTAACTAGTTTGGATGGTAGAGATACAGAGATTTAGGGAATTGGGGTGAATTTTATACTCGATTTTAATCCTAATTTGAACCATTGGCGCGGTTACCAACAAAAGCTAAAGTCAAGCTATCGTGAACTAAGAAATGCTGCAAATGATAGGCTCTTTCTTCGGTTTTTAGCAAGATCTGCTCGTATAAATAGCGAGTAGCGCGATCGCCTAAGCTCTCTGCTTGAGCTGCTTGTTGACGCAATAGTTTGATAATCTCTTGTTCTGCCAACAAGTCATGTTCTACCATCTGACGTTCACCAAAGACACCATCATCTTCTTGTTCAAAGCAGCATAATTCAGCTAATTTACTAAAGCTAGCAGCAGGAATACCACCCAAGCCGTTTTGTCTTTCGCCAATTTCATGAACGTGTCCTTGAACTTCTTCGTAGCTTTCGGCAAAGAATTCGTGCAGGGAATAATATTCTGAACCTTCGACTACAAAATGATGTTTTTGATATTGCAAGTATAAACCTTGAAAGCTTGATAAGACAGCATTAAAACCTTCGCACACTGGCTCAGTAACACTTTTATCCAATAAAACTGGATTGTCTTCAACATGACCATAAGGACGCAGTAACCCTGTAGTAGTAGACATAACTCTTGCTCTCTCATTAAGTGAAAATTATTGACAATCTAAATATAACACGAATAACTTATTGAGAATCTAAAGTTTAGCAAAGTTGCTATTAGGAATTTAAGATAAAATTAGTCTGAACAAAAATTAATCTGCTAGCTTAATCACAAGCCAGCTTAATCAAAATCTTTAGTTTAATTATTAACCTT is a window from the Pleurocapsa minor HA4230-MV1 genome containing:
- a CDS encoding MoaD/ThiS family protein, which codes for MTVKVLVPTPLQKFTNNQATIECDGGNIDQLIDALETNCPGIKARICDESGQPRRFLNLYVNSEDIRFLEGTDTALSDGDEVSIVPAVAGG
- a CDS encoding CHAD domain-containing protein, whose translation is MSKRSLKTTEKNSVVAVKKLAEQAIAKHSRLIFKHEAGVFKDKDPEDLHQMRVGLRRLRSAIASLAWAMNLPEIVTVKKLGKIGHSLGALRDLDVLLEVLSNNYRPLLSDKEQKILDKAIKSLGKRRNDKLKQVHKTLNSKLYLELKQELKDWLKRPKYKVSGDYSLNFVLPDLLLPSVSEFLLHPGWLVGVELKEGKIEFPTVDNMEAIDRLLELEATFLHDLRKSAKKTRYSLELFAQFYGKSYHDYLKRIEAVQEILGQIQDIHVLIEVLEKVLRSPIAEKMPELADLLLRTRYQKWLEWQILQKQFLEVQTRQKLRQEIQAVLNSQKLTNNH
- a CDS encoding DNA starvation/stationary phase protection protein yields the protein MSTTTGLLRPYGHVEDNPVLLDKSVTEPVCEGFNAVLSSFQGLYLQYQKHHFVVEGSEYYSLHEFFAESYEEVQGHVHEIGERQNGLGGIPAASFSKLAELCCFEQEDDGVFGERQMVEHDLLAEQEIIKLLRQQAAQAESLGDRATRYLYEQILLKTEERAYHLQHFLVHDSLTLAFVGNRANGSN
- a CDS encoding flippase-like domain-containing protein; this translates as MNFKRFVSILISVAILLYIYTQIDVVNLLKVLQNCDRLMLMISLVMVIPITLVTSWRLQQLVPHHSLGFLEANRLILGASVLNMVLPSKMGDIAKSYFMAERSKINGSLALSISIFEKTCDLLSLLLWCVFGLLLYPAKDSLFWLMTAGVGIGLGIGLLMLGSQSFADWFFAIAIKFAPQKLKSKLEKMQASWGEMHDYFWSDKQQLLIITSTSVFIWFLHLLQIWLFILALKAIAPFLVSLALSPLSILAGLLPLTFAGIGTRDAAIIYFYQDYFNEATGAALGLLCTSRYFIPALIGLPFLGQMLGAAKKINH
- a CDS encoding S-methyl-5'-thioadenosine phosphorylase, which encodes MIEAKIGIIGGSGLYKMDALKDVQEVKLTTPFGDPSDALIIGELEGATVAFLARHGRNHHLLPTELPFRANIHAMKQLGVEYIISASAVGSLKEAAKPLDMVIPDQFIDRTKNRVSTFFGEGLVAHIAFGDPICPNLADILADAVDSLNLPEVNLHRGGTYVCMEGPAFSTKAESNLYRSWDATIIGMTNLTEAKLAREAEIAYATLALVTDYDCWHLDHDSVTVEMIIDNLHKNAINAQLVIKATVNKLNANPPESIAHSALKYAILTPPDKIPAATKAKLSLLTKKYF
- a CDS encoding threonine synthase — encoded protein: MTQTPIKTAKGRTFTHLVSKEGGVKYPLKALNVCEETFSPLEVAYDYDEIRRQVSRESIAAGPNSIWRYKAFLPVESENPIDVGTGMTPLVKSNRLARRLGLKNLYIKNDAVNMPTLSFKDRVVSVALTRARELGFSTVSCASTGNLANSTAAIAAHAGMDCCVFIPADLEAGKIMGTLIYNPTVMAVKGNYDQVNRLCSEVGNSYGWGFVNINLRPYYSEGSKTLGYEVAEQLGWELPDHIVAPLASGSLFTKIYKGFNEFVKVGLIEDKQVRFSGAQAEGCSPIAQAFKEGRDFVTPVKPNTIAKSIAIGNPADGYYALDIARKTNGNIESVTDAEIIEGMKLLAETEGIFTETAGGTTIAVLKKLVEAGKINPDEKTVVYITGNGLKTQEAVQGYIGEPLTIEPKLDSFERALERSRTLERLEWQQASV